A genome region from Paradevosia shaoguanensis includes the following:
- a CDS encoding aldo/keto reductase, whose product MEYRLLGRSGLKVSTLTMGTMTFGGNPKVGNTSLKDAQRQIDMCLEAGINMLDTANVYTRGVSESIIGEALTDGRRQRTLLATKVRFPMDDTDPNERGLSRYHIVNQCEASLKRLKTDVIDLYQVHEWDGQTPLEETMEALDMLVRHGKVRYIGCSNYSGWHIMKALGVSEKDARQRFVSQQIHYTLFSREAENELVPISLDQGLGILIWSPLAGGLLSGKYRRGQTAPEGARHAGGFKEPPVHDWERLYDIVEVLVSIAEVRGVSGAQIALAWLLGRPGVTSVIIGGRTEDQFRDNLAAAELKLTEHERKRLDDVSLLPLQYPYWHQSFTASDRLGPADLALHAPHLEK is encoded by the coding sequence ATGGAATACCGCTTGCTCGGGCGCTCGGGACTGAAGGTCTCGACCCTTACCATGGGCACGATGACGTTCGGGGGGAACCCGAAGGTCGGCAATACCAGCCTCAAGGACGCGCAGCGCCAGATCGACATGTGTCTGGAGGCGGGCATCAACATGCTCGACACGGCCAATGTCTATACGCGGGGCGTGTCGGAAAGCATTATCGGGGAGGCGCTGACCGATGGGCGACGCCAGCGGACGCTGCTGGCGACCAAGGTGCGCTTCCCGATGGACGACACCGACCCCAACGAGCGGGGGCTGTCGCGCTACCACATCGTCAACCAGTGCGAGGCAAGCCTCAAGCGGCTCAAGACCGATGTGATCGACCTCTACCAGGTGCATGAATGGGACGGGCAGACCCCGCTCGAGGAGACCATGGAAGCGCTCGACATGCTCGTGCGCCATGGCAAGGTCCGCTATATCGGCTGCTCGAACTATTCGGGCTGGCATATCATGAAGGCGCTCGGCGTTTCCGAGAAGGATGCCCGGCAGCGCTTCGTCTCCCAGCAGATCCACTACACGCTGTTTTCGCGCGAGGCGGAGAACGAGCTGGTGCCGATCAGCCTCGACCAGGGGCTGGGCATTCTCATCTGGAGCCCGCTGGCGGGCGGCCTGCTTTCGGGCAAGTATCGCCGCGGCCAGACGGCGCCGGAAGGGGCGCGCCATGCCGGGGGCTTCAAGGAGCCGCCGGTGCATGACTGGGAGCGGCTCTACGATATCGTGGAAGTGCTGGTTTCGATCGCCGAGGTGCGCGGGGTTTCGGGCGCGCAGATCGCGCTGGCCTGGCTGCTGGGACGCCCGGGGGTGACTTCGGTGATTATCGGCGGGCGCACGGAAGACCAGTTCAGGGATAACCTGGCGGCGGCCGAACTCAAGCTGACCGAGCATGAGCGCAAGCGGCTGGACGACGTGTCGCTGCTGCCGCTGCAATATCCCTACTGGCACCAGAGCTTTACGGCCTCGGACCGACTGGGGCCGGCGGACCTGGCGCTGCATGCGCCCCATCTCGAAAAATAG
- a CDS encoding SDR family NAD(P)-dependent oxidoreductase, with the protein MGDLPSFDLSGKTALVTGSARGLGRAIALALANAGADIALGLRDLDVDNGVAGEVEALGRKALRLQMDALDLPQSYRAIDQAIAHFGRIDILVNNVGGGIEGPLLEVSEVDFDTTLDLNVKSSFFIAQRLARHMVEKGGGTIVNMSSQAGFIALPGEGVYCLSKAAVAHMTKCMAVEWGQHGITVNAVAPTFIETDGTSTALAVPEFKADVVERIAALHRIGLPREVSGAVVFLASPAASLITGQTLLIDGGWTAR; encoded by the coding sequence ATGGGCGACCTGCCGAGCTTTGACCTTTCCGGCAAGACCGCACTCGTGACCGGCTCGGCGCGCGGGCTTGGCCGGGCCATTGCGCTGGCGCTGGCCAATGCCGGAGCCGATATCGCGCTGGGGCTGCGCGACCTCGATGTCGATAACGGCGTGGCCGGCGAGGTGGAGGCGCTGGGGCGCAAGGCGCTGCGACTGCAGATGGATGCGCTGGACCTGCCGCAATCCTATCGCGCGATCGACCAGGCCATCGCCCATTTCGGGCGCATCGACATCCTGGTCAACAATGTGGGCGGCGGCATCGAGGGGCCGCTGCTGGAGGTGAGCGAGGTCGACTTCGACACGACGCTCGACCTCAACGTCAAATCCAGCTTCTTCATCGCCCAGCGCCTTGCCCGCCACATGGTGGAGAAGGGCGGCGGCACGATCGTCAACATGAGCTCGCAGGCGGGCTTCATCGCGCTGCCCGGCGAGGGCGTCTATTGCCTCTCGAAGGCCGCGGTGGCGCATATGACCAAGTGCATGGCGGTCGAGTGGGGCCAGCATGGCATCACGGTCAACGCGGTGGCGCCGACCTTTATCGAGACGGACGGGACATCCACGGCCCTGGCAGTGCCCGAGTTCAAGGCCGACGTAGTCGAGCGGATCGCGGCGCTGCACAGGATCGGGCTGCCGCGGGAGGTTTCCGGGGCGGTAGTGTTTCTGGCGTCGCCGGCGGCGTCGCTGATTACGGGGCAGACGCTGCTGATCGATGGGGGCTGGACGGCGCGATAA
- a CDS encoding bifunctional helix-turn-helix transcriptional regulator/GNAT family N-acetyltransferase, translated as MVASEPTPTQIAEMRAFNRFYTRVVGALEAHLLASPFTLGEARVIYEIATRHQVSAAELSRQLGLDAGYLSRLLYKLVEAGIIALSPNPSDRRQNLIALTADGDAAFAQLDSASIVAVGGLLAPLAAGDRAGLVAAMANIRRLLGDDMPSAPVVLRPPRPGDIGHIVGRQAAIYADEYGWDASYEGLAAEIAGKFVQEHDPAREACIVAERAGEVVGSVFLVDAGDGVAQLRLLYVEPSARGLGIGKSLVAQCIAQARAFGYRRIKLWTQSVLVPARKIYAAAGFTLVRADQTHSFGQDLTSEFWELPL; from the coding sequence ATGGTTGCGAGCGAGCCGACACCCACCCAGATCGCCGAGATGCGGGCGTTCAACCGCTTCTACACGCGCGTCGTCGGTGCGCTCGAAGCGCACCTTCTCGCTTCGCCCTTCACTCTGGGCGAGGCCCGCGTCATCTACGAGATCGCCACGCGCCACCAGGTCAGTGCCGCCGAGCTTTCGCGCCAATTGGGGCTGGATGCCGGCTATCTCAGCCGGCTGCTCTATAAGCTGGTCGAGGCCGGCATCATCGCGCTCTCGCCCAATCCCAGCGATCGCCGCCAGAACCTCATCGCCCTGACGGCTGATGGCGATGCCGCCTTCGCCCAGTTGGATAGCGCCTCCATCGTCGCCGTCGGCGGCCTGTTGGCGCCGCTCGCAGCCGGCGATCGCGCCGGCCTCGTCGCCGCCATGGCCAATATCCGCCGCCTCCTCGGCGATGACATGCCGTCCGCGCCCGTCGTGCTGCGTCCGCCCCGTCCGGGCGATATCGGCCACATCGTCGGCCGCCAGGCCGCCATCTATGCCGATGAATATGGCTGGGACGCGAGCTATGAAGGCCTCGCCGCCGAGATCGCCGGCAAGTTCGTGCAGGAGCACGATCCGGCCCGCGAAGCCTGCATCGTCGCCGAGCGCGCCGGCGAAGTCGTCGGCTCCGTCTTCCTCGTCGATGCCGGCGATGGCGTCGCCCAGCTTCGCCTGCTCTATGTCGAGCCGTCCGCCCGTGGCCTCGGCATCGGCAAAAGCCTCGTCGCCCAGTGCATCGCCCAGGCCCGCGCCTTCGGCTACCGCCGCATCAAGCTCTGGACCCAGTCCGTCCTCGTCCCCGCCCGCAAGATCTACGCCGCCGCCGGCTTCACCCTCGTCAGGGCTGACCAGACCCATTCCTTCGGCCAGGACCTCACCAGCGAATTCTGGGAGCTGCCCCTCTAG